The Thermovibrio guaymasensis genomic interval ACTGAAAGGTTACTTGAAGGAGCTCTTGACTGTCTCGTTAGACACGGATGTAGTAAAGACAATATAGAGATCTTTAAGATTCCCGGAGCTTTTGAGATACCTCTTGTTGCAAAGAAGCTTGCAGAGAGAGATTACGACGCAGTTATAGCCCTCGGTGCAGTGATAAGGGGAGAGACTCCCCACTTTGATTACGTAGCTGCCGAGGTAAGTAAGGGAGTTGCCTCTGTTTCCCTTGAAACCGGAAAGCCGGTTATTTTTGGAGTTTTAACTACAGATACGGTTGAGCAAGCAATAGATAGGGCTGGAGCTAAGGCTGGAAATAAGGGTTGGGAAGCAGCTTTAGCGGCTATAGAAATGGTTAACCTCCTAAAGGGTATGGAGAGGTAATGACTAACAGGGATAAGAGAAGGGCAAGACACCACGCTTACCTTATGCTTTACCAGTGGGATATTTCGTCCCTTTCTCCCGAAGAGATATCCTCCCTCTACTGGGAAGAGGTGGAAGAAACTTCACCACAAGTAAAGGAGCTTGCCAAGAGGCTCTTTAGATCAACAGTTGAAAGCCTTGAAAATGTTGATACTGAAATAGAGAAACACTTAAAGGAAGGCTGGAAAGTCTTAAGGCTCCTTCCCGTTGACCGTTCAATCTTGAGGGGGGCTACCTACGAGATCCTAAACTGGAATCTATCTCCTGCCGAGGCCGTAATAAACGATGCCGTTGAATTTGCAAAGCTTTACGGTGAAGACCCAAAGTCTCCAGCATTCATTAACGCCGTCCTTGATAAAGTAAAAAGAGATGTCGGGAAGTAGGCTGGCCCTCTTTGCAGGTTCGGGAGATCTTCCCTTAGAGTTTTTGAAGTCGGCCTCAAGGAGAGGTGAAAAGGTTATTACCTTTGCCCTCTCCGGTATAACCCAGCCTGCCGTTGAGGAGATTTCCTACAGGACTTTCTGGATAAAGCCCTTTAAGTTAGGGGACTTTCTAAAGAAGTTGGCCTCTTCTCAAGTTAGGGAGATAGTTTTCCTTGGAAAAGTTGAACACAGAGTTGCCCTTTCCCTCAGCGGCCTTGACTTAAAGGCCTTAAAGTTCCTCTTCTCCCTTAAAGATAGAAAACCTGAAACCATAATTAAGGGTATTTTCTCTGAAGTTGAGCGTTTAGGTGTGAAAGTTGTAGATCCAATCCCTTACCTGACTCACCTTCTTGTCCCCTCAGGTACCGTAATGGGGAA includes:
- the nusB gene encoding transcription antitermination factor NusB, yielding MTNRDKRRARHHAYLMLYQWDISSLSPEEISSLYWEEVEETSPQVKELAKRLFRSTVESLENVDTEIEKHLKEGWKVLRLLPVDRSILRGATYEILNWNLSPAEAVINDAVEFAKLYGEDPKSPAFINAVLDKVKRDVGK
- the ribH gene encoding 6,7-dimethyl-8-ribityllumazine synthase translates to MKVNEGNLNAEGLKFAIVVSRFNSFITERLLEGALDCLVRHGCSKDNIEIFKIPGAFEIPLVAKKLAERDYDAVIALGAVIRGETPHFDYVAAEVSKGVASVSLETGKPVIFGVLTTDTVEQAIDRAGAKAGNKGWEAALAAIEMVNLLKGMER
- a CDS encoding LpxI family protein, with protein sequence MSGSRLALFAGSGDLPLEFLKSASRRGEKVITFALSGITQPAVEEISYRTFWIKPFKLGDFLKKLASSQVREIVFLGKVEHRVALSLSGLDLKALKFLFSLKDRKPETIIKGIFSEVERLGVKVVDPIPYLTHLLVPSGTVMGKVPSEELLEELSSGMEITRKIASLDIGQTVVIKDGGVVAVEAVEGTDECIRRGAKLAGKGFIVCKAARESQDMKVDVPTVGIETVRLIKSLGGKALAIDSGKTYLLNREEVEDFCKKHNFSLVSL